A single window of Mangifera indica cultivar Alphonso chromosome 18, CATAS_Mindica_2.1, whole genome shotgun sequence DNA harbors:
- the LOC123202034 gene encoding UDP-glycosyltransferase 92A1-like, translating into MAEPKQHIVVFPYMGQGHIIPLLALALRIEKTNKYTITFVNTPLNIKKLTSSLPPDSSIHLLELPFNSSDHGLPLDAENMDSLPYHLFITLFQASMSLKPHFRKLISSLTHEQNGEKKPVCIISDMFLGWCQEISQEFGIFHAVFISCSAFGSACYYSLWLNLPHRSTDSDEFLLPDFPEAGTFHVTQLSEVLRVADGSDPTTAFRRKELLSPWSKADGILFNTVEDIDKLGLMYFSRKFGRQVWTIGPVLLSPGSQIRSRRDFGISLEECKIWLDGKPSCSVLYVSFGSQNTISPSNMLQLAMALEASGKNFIWVLRPPLGFDINSEFQANQWLPGGFEERVRASGRGLLVHKWAPQVEILSHKSLSAFLSHCGWNSLVEALSYGVPILGWPLVAEQFYNVKLLAEEIGVCVEVARGRSCEVFHQEIMEKIDMVMNYESGKGKEIRKKTWEVKEMIKNALKDEENFQGSSMKAMHQFLDVALMTRRNGN; encoded by the coding sequence ATGGCAGAACCAAAGCAACACATAGTAGTGTTTCCCTATATGGGTCAAGGCCATATCATTCCCTTACTAGCATTAGCCCTTCGTATAGAGAAAACCAACAAATACACCATAACTTTTGTAAACACCCCTTTGAACATAAAGAAACTCACTTCATCTCTCCCTCCAGACTCCTCCATTCATCTACTTGAACTCCCGTTCAACAGCTCAGACCATGGCCTCCCTCTTGATGCTGAAAACATGGATTCTCTTCCTTATCATCTCTTCATCACTCTCTTTCAAGCTTCCATGTCTTTGAAACCCCACTTCAGGAAACTGATCTCCAGTCTTACCCATGAacaaaatggagaaaaaaaaccAGTTTGCATAATCTCAGATATGTTTTTAGGATGGTGTCAAGAGATATCTCAAGAGTTTGGAATCTTCCATGCTGTGTTTATCAGTTGTAGCGCCTTTGGCTCCGCCTGTTACTACTCCTTGTGGCTGAATTTACCTCACCGGAGTACTGATTCTGACGAATTTttgcttcctgattttcctgaAGCTGGTACCTTCCATGTCACGCAGTTGTCAGAAGTTTTGAGAGTTGCAGATGGGAGTGATCCTACGACGGCGTTTCGAAGGAAAGAGCTGCTTTCTCCCTGGAGTAAAGCTGATGGAATTTTGTTCAACACTGTGGAGGACATTGACAAACTTGGATTGATGTATTTTAGCAGAAAATTCGGCCGTCAGGTTTGGACTATTGGCCCTGTTCTCTTATCTCCAGGATCCCAAATTCGAAGCAGAAGAGATTTCGGAATCTCCCTGGAGGAATGTAAAATTTGGCTTGATGGAAAACCTTCTTGCTCCGTCCTCTATGTGTCATTCGGCTCACAGAACACAATCTCTCCATCAAATATGCTTCAATTGGCAATGGCTTTAGAGGCTTCCGGAAAGAATTTCATCTGGGTCCTCAGGCCACCGCTAGGCTTCGACATAAATTCAGAATTTCAAGCAAACCAATGGCTGCCTGGAGGATTTGAAGAGAGAGTTAGAGCTTCAGGACGTGGGCTACTGGTTCATAAATGGGCACCCCAGGTGGAGATTTTATCTCATAAATCATTATCTGCTTTTTTAAGCCATTGCGGGTGGAACTCCCTGGTTGAAGCATTGAGTTACGGCGTGCCGATTCTTGGGTGGCCGTTGGTGGCGGAGCAGTTTTATAATGTGAAGCTGCTAGCGGAGGAGATTGGTGTTTGTGTGGAGGTTGCGAGGGGGAGGAGCTGTGAGGTTTTTCATCAGGAAATAATGGAGAAAATTGACATGGTGATGAATTACGAGAGtgggaaaggaaaggaaatcaGAAAGAAAACTTGGGAGGTGAAGGAGATGATTAAGAATGCTctgaaagatgaagaaaatttcCAGGGCTCTTCCATGAAAGCTATGCATCAATTCTTGGATGTTGCATTGATGACAAGGAGaaatggaaattga
- the LOC123201429 gene encoding UDP-glycosyltransferase 92A1-like, with the protein MVIGLYIRCHIPVFFIFSTSSCSLISTAATMAEPKQHMVMFPYMGQGHIIPLLALALCIEKTNNYTITFVNTPLNIKRLTSSLPPNSSIHLLELPFNSSDHGLPLDAENMDSLPYHLFITLFQASMSLKPHFRKLISSLTHEQNGEKKPVCIISDMFLGWCQEIAQEFGIFHAVFISCSAFGSACYYSLWLNLPHRSTDSDEFLLPDFPEAGTFHVTQLSEALRVADGSDPTTAFIRKELLSPWSKADGILFNTVEDIDKLGLMYFSRKFGRQVWTIGPVLLSPGSQIRSRRDFGISLEECKIWLDEKPSCSVLYVSFGSQNTISPSNMLQLAMALEASGKNFIWVLRPPIGFDINSEFQANQWLPGGFEDRVRASGRGLLVHKWAPQVEILSHKSLSAFLSHCGWNSLVEAMSYGVPILGWPLVAEQFYNVKLLAEEIGVCVEVARGRSCEVFHQEIMEKIDMVMKYESGKGKEIRKKTWEVKEMIKNALKDEENFQGASMKAMHQFLDVALMTRRTGN; encoded by the coding sequence ATGGTTATTGGTTTATATATCAGATGCCATATTCCagtcttcttcatcttctccaCGAGTTCTTGCTCTCTGATCTCAACAGCAGCAACAATGGCGGAACCAAAGCAACACATGGTAATGTTTCCCTATATGGGTCAAGGTCATATCATTCCCTTACTAGCATTAGCCCTTTGTATAGAGAAAACCAACAATTACACCATAACTTTTGTAAACACCCCTTTGAACATAAAAAGACTCACTTCATCTCTCCCTCCAAACTCCTCCATTCATCTCCTTGAGCTCCCGTTCAACAGCTCAGATCATGGCCTCCCTCTTGATGCTGAAAACATGGATTCTCTTCCTTATCATCTCTTCATCACTCTCTTTCAAGCTTCCATGTCTTTGAAACCCCACTTCAGGAAATTGATCTCCAGTCTTACCCATGAacaaaatggagaaaaaaaaccAGTTTGCATCATCTCAGATATGTTTTTAGGATGGTGTCAAGAGATAGCTCAAGAGTTTGGAATCTTCCATGCTGTGTTTATCAGCTGTAGCGCCTTTGGCTCCGCCTGTTACTACTCCTTGTGGCTGAATTTACCTCACCGGAGTACTGATTCTGATGAATTTTTGCTTCCGGATTTTCCTGAAGCTGGTACCTTCCATGTCACGCAATTGTCAGAAGCTTTGAGAGTTGCAGATGGGAGTGATCCTACGACGGCGTTTATAAGGAAAGAGCTGCTTTCTCCCTGGAGTAAAGCTGATGGAATTTTGTTCAACACTGTGGAGGACATTGACAAGCTTGGATTGATGTATTTTAGCAGAAAATTCGGCCGTCAGGTTTGGACTATTGGCCCTGTTCTCTTATCTCCAGGATCCCAAATTCGAAGCAGAAGAGATTTTGGAATCTCCCTGGAGGAATGTAAAATTTGGCTTGATGAAAAACCTTCTTGCTCCGTCCTCTATGTGTCATTCGGCTCACAGAACACAATCTCTCCATCAAATATGCTTCAATTGGCAATGGCTTTAGAGGCTTCCGGAAAGAATTTCATCTGGGTCCTCAGGCCACCGATAGGCTTCGACATAAATTCAGAATTTCAAGCAAACCAATGGCTGCCTGGAGGATTTGAAGATAGAGTTAGAGCTTCAGGACGTGGGCTACTGGTTCATAAATGGGCACCCCAGGTGGAGATTTTATCTCATAAATCTTTATCTGCTTTTTTAAGCCATTGCGGGTGGAACTCCCTGGTTGAAGCAATGAGTTACGGCGTGCCGATTCTTGGGTGGCCATTGGTGGCGGAGCAGTTTTATAATGTGAAGCTGCTAGCGGAGGAGATTGGTGTTTGTGTGGAGGTTGCGAGAGGGAGGAGCTGTGAGGTTTTTCATCAGGAAATAATGGAGAAAATTGACATGGTGATGAAATACGAGAGtgggaaaggaaaggaaatcaGAAAGAAAACTTGGGAGGTGAAGGAGATGATTAAGAATGCTctgaaagatgaagaaaatttcCAGGGCGCTTCCATGAAAGCCATGCATCAATTCTTGGATGTTGCATTGATGACAAGAAGAActggaaattga
- the LOC123201973 gene encoding 65-kDa microtubule-associated protein 1-like produces the protein MAVTDTENALLGETTCGSLLQKLQEIWDEVGETDEERDKMLLQIEKECLDVYKRKVELAAKSRAELLQALSDAKVELSSLLSALGEKSFVGPTKTSGTIKEQLAAIAPVLEQLWKQKEERVKEFSEVQSQIQKICGEIAGNLSLSEQAAAVDEADLTLKKLDEYQAQLQELQKEKSDRLHKVLEFVSTVHDLCAVLGMDFFSTVTEVHPSLNDSTGVQSKSISNDTLSRLAKTVLSLKEDKKQRLHKLQEFATQLIDLWNLMDTPDEERKLFDHVTCNISASVDEVTVPGALALDLIEQAEVEVERLDQLKASRMKEIAFKKQADLEEIYARAHIEIDPVAAREKILALIDSGNVEPAELLADMDGQIAKAKDEALSRKDILDKVEKWMSACEEESWLEDYNRDENRYNASRGAHLNLKRAEKARILVNKIPALVDSLVAKTRAWEEDRGISFTYDGVPLLAMLDEYAMLRQEREDEKRRMRDQKKYQHEPQSTEQEAVFGSRPSPARPASTKKVVGPRANGGANGTPSRRLSLNANGSRSMSKDGRRDSINRPAAPANHVAMSKEDAASHVSGTDPIPASP, from the exons ATGGCGGTGACAGATACTGAAAATGCTCTTCTTGGAGAAACAACTTGTGGTTCTTTACTGCAGAAACTGCAG GAAATCTGGGATGAAGTTGGTGAAACTGATGAGGAACGAGACAAGATGCTTCTTCAGATAGAGAAGGAGTGCTTGGATGTGTATAAGAGGAAGGTGGAGCTGGCAGCAAAGTCAAGAGCAGAACTTCTTCAGGCCTTGTCAGATGCAAAAGTTGAACTTTCAAGTCTTCTGTCAGCTCTTGGCGAAAAAAGCTTCGTTGGA CCTACAAAGACTTCAGGAACAATTAAGGAGCAACTTGCAGCTATAGCACCGGTACTTGAACAGCTTTGGAAACAGAAAGAGGAGAGAGTAAAGGAGTTCTCAGAAGTACAATCACaaattcaaaagatatgtgGAGAAATTGCTGGGAACTTGAGCCTCAGTGAGCAGGCTGCTGCAGTTGATGAGGCTGACCTAACCTTGAAGAAGTTAGATGAATATCAAGCTCAGCTCCAAGAACTTCAGAAAGAGAAG AGTGATAGGCTGCACAAGGTCCTTGAATTTGTTAGCACTGTGCATGATCTCTGTGCTGTTCTTGGCATGGACTTCTTCAGTACTGTAACTGAAGTTCATCCAAGCTTAAATGACTCTACTGGTGTGCAATCTAAAAGCATTAGCAATGACACCCTGTCTCGGTTGGCTAAGACAGTCTTATCACTGAAAGAAGATAAGAAGCAGAGGCTTCATAag CTTCAAGAATTCGCTACTCAACTAATTGATCTATGGAATCTAATGGATACCCCTGATGAAGAAAGGAAATTGTTTGACCATGTTACCTGTAACATATCTGCTTCTGTAGATGAAGTCACTGTCCCTGGTGCCCTTGCTCTGGATCTGATTGAGCAG GCTGAAGTAGAAGTTGAAAGGCTTGATCAACTTAAAGCCAGTAGAATGAAGGAAATTGCCTTTAAAAAGCAAGCAGATCTTGAAGAAATATATGCCCGTGCTCATATTGAAATAGATCCTGTGGCTGCTAGAGAAAAAATTTTGGCACTCATTGATTCTGGGAATGTGGAGCCTGCTGAGTTACTAGCAGACATGGATGGTCAGATAGCAAAAGCCAAAGATGAAGCTCTCAGCAGAAAAGACATCTTAGACAAGGTTGAGAAATGGATGTCAGCCTGTGAAGAAGAGAGTTGGCTTGAAGATTACAATCGG GATGAAAATAGGTATAATGCAAGCAGAGGTGCACACTTGAATCTCAAGCGAGCAGAAAAAGCTCGTATTCTGGTAAACAAGATTCCAG CTCTTGTTGACTCCTTGGTTGCCAAAACTCGAGCATGGGAGGAAGACCGTGGCATATCATTCACTTATGATGGTGTCCCTCTACTTGCAATGCTAGATGAATATGCCATGCTCAGGCAGGAAAGAGAAGACGAAAAGCGGAGGATGAGG GATCAAAAGAAGTACCAGCATGAGCCGCAAAGCACAGAGCAAGAAGCCGTTTTTGGTTCAAGGCCCAGCCCTGCCCGCCCTGCCAGTACAAAGAAAGTTGTAGGCCCACGAGCGAACGGGGGTGCCAATGGAACTCCAAGCAGACGGCTATCTCTCAATGCAAATGGTAGCAGGTCCATGTCTAAAGATGGAAGGAGGGATAGCATCAACAGGCCAGCTGCACCTGCTAACCATGTTGCCATGTCAAAAGAGGATGCAGCCTCCCATGTTTCGGGTACCGACCCAATTCCGGCCTCACCGTGA